The genomic window CCACCAAATCGATATCTGAAGTAGCACGAAACAGAAAGTCCTTTGAAGTAGAAGCTGGTCCCAAACACGCCTTCTAAATCAGGTTGAGAGTTACCAACCACTACCTCATCGCTGGTATCATAGGTAAAGGATTTACTGCCATCTTTTTTAATAAACAACTCTTTTCCGGTTGCCGGGTCAATACCAGCTGAGCGTACAGCCCATATATCGCTCGGACTTCCACCATCGTAATATCTGGTTGTGCCGGCTGGTTTAATCTTTTCTTTATCGTTTAATGCGCTTAAAGAAGCTCCTATATTTGAATATTCCGATTGAGAATGCCTCATATTCAAACTTAAATTCCAAAGAATTCGGTTTTGCGGCTCGTAAATAGGCGATACCTTTATAGTAGATTCGATACCGTTTACTGTTTGAACACCCGTATTCATAGCCACCGTACTGGTACCTATTGAACTTGGTGTGGTGATAAAAGCAAGTAATGGATCGGTAACTTTTCGATATGCATCCGCGGTAATATTTAGTTTATTTCTCAGCAATACCATGTCGGTACCAACATTGTAATGTAATGTTTCCTGCCAATCCAGGTTATCATTTCCAATTGTAGCAAGTAAAACACCGGAACCAAAAACATTATTCAACCAATTGGTATAGGCATAGGTTGAAAATGCCTGATAAGCGGCAAAATTTTGATTACCCGGATTACCTATTGAGCCACGTATTTTAAGCAATTGAAAAAAGCTATTCTCTTCCAGGAAGTTTTCATTATGCAAATTCCAACCTAATCCAACCGACCATGTGTTCCTAAATTTCTTATTCACACCAAACATTGAAGCCCCATCTTTTCTATAATTTAGGTCAAGCAGATATCTGTTATCATAGGCATAACCCCCATTTAAATAAAAGCTTGAAGCATGAATTTCACTTTCATTATAAACTGATTTTCCGCCACTTGGATATCCATTTGTAAAAGAAGGGGCATCAAACTGGTCATCGGTATATCCTTTTGCCTTATAACCATTATTCATTGATTCATTGGAACTAAAATTGAAACCACCAACTAAGTTTACGGAATGTACATCATTAATCAATCGTCCATAAATCATTGATAAATCACCTTCGTATCTTAAGTTCTCGCTGTTTAAATATGAATAAGTTCCTTTATCAATATCACTTACATCGTCGAACATGGTGTGGTACGGCGAAATACGTACTTCGTCAATACGAATGGATTTTCTTATACCAAATTTAGCTCTGGCCCGCAGATTTTGGGTTGCAAACCATTCGCCGATAAAATTGTTTGTAAACGAATAATGCTTTTCTGCATCTTTATTATTTAAGCTTGCATGCCACAGTGGATTTCCTATCGGCGATTCAAACTCATCAATGGGCTCGTATAGATTTTTTAATATTGTACCATCTTCTTGTCTTTTTCTGAAATACGGATTCGCATTTACATAATCTAAAAAGGAAACATTGGGGTTATTACTTTTAATAGAATTGATAGTCAACTTATTACTAAACTTAAAATCTCCTTGCCTGTACACTAAATCCACATTTCCACCAATAGTTTGCCTATCCGAGCCTTTCATTACACCTTTGGCATCTCCAAAAGATAGTCCAATACCATATCTTATCTTCTCCTCTCCACCTTCGGCAAAAACATTGTGCTTATGCGTAAAGCCGGTTCTAATAGGTTCACTTAACCAATAGGTATCCACCCCTCTGGCTATTTCTGTTAACCTTTCGTTCTTCAAGTTGTCTAAGTGCATCTGATCCAATGGATCGCCGGAATAACTTTTATAACGTCCGGCTAATATTTCAAATTCCATTTTTTCACTTGCATTCATCAGGTTATAATCCGAAAGATCGGCCATAGTGACCGTATAATCCCCTTTATATGACATTTGTAATTTACCGGTTTTGGGAACTAAGGTTTCGATAACTACAACACCATTTGCGGCTTTTGACCCATAAATTGCCGTAGATGCAGCGTCTTTTAGTATTGTGACAGACCTTACCCTATTCATATTTAAATCCATTACGGTCTGCAAATTGGTTTCAAAACCATCCAAAATAAATAAAGGCTGATTTGGATCTGTTCCATATTCCTCCTTTAAACCCATTATGCTTGTTTTACCTCTAATTTCAATATCCGGTAATTTATTGGGATCGGAACCAAATAAATTATTATCTACAATATTTAAAGAAGGATCAATAGTTGTAAGACTCTGCAAGGCACTACTGCTACCAACAGCTTTTAGTTCATCTACCCCAAAAGATGCAGCAGCCCCAGTAAAACTTTCTTTATTTCGGTTATAGATACCCGTTACCACAACCTCATCAATTTCTGCTATTGAGCTTTCCAATACAATACTCAGTTCAGATTGATCCTGAATCGCTATCTCAATTGTTTCAAAGCCAATGCTAGAAATTACTAAAACCAGATTGCTACTCTCTTCGGTTTCAAGCTCAAACTTTCCATCCATGCTTGTAATAGTTCCTTTATTTGTTCCTTTAAAAGCAACGGACACAAAAGGTAAAGCTTCACCTTTTGTATCGGTAACGGTTCCTTTAATTATTTTTTTTTCTTGCTGAACTGCTTGTTCAGCAAGGGGAGCTTTTTTTTGAATTACCTCGGGTAACTTCTTTTGAATTACAACGACATCATCATCCAATATATATTCCAACTCTGTTCCAAATAAGAGTTTATCCAGAATTTCGGCAATGGACACATCTTTCATATCAATGCTTACTTCAGGCAAATTTTCGAGGTCTTTGGTATTAAATACAAAAACAGCATCCGATTTTTCTTGTAATTCCCACAAAAGTTCTGACATGCTAACTTGCTCAACCTGAACATTGATTTTTCCTGTTTGTGAATACACATTGGCCGATACTTGTATCATGCCAATAAGCATCAAGAAAACTGAAAGTTTCATAACTTTGATTGTTTGATTTCGCTTCCGCATGAAAATGCGAAACATTTTTGCAAATTTTTCCATAAATTTGTATTGATTAAATAATGGTTCGTCTATGATTTAATTTACGGGGGAAGGGATATTCGCAGTATCTCTTTCCCATTTTTTTATTCAACAATCAATGCCGAGTTATTAATTTCTATTTGAACACTTCTTGTTAATTCTAAATGACGGATTAAGGGGTGAATTTCATCATAACGATTAACACTGATAGAAAAACGTTCGTCCTTTTTTGATGCATCCCTATAAAACACAGAAAGACCATACCACCTACTTAGCGTATTTAAGATATCTTCTAATCTCTCATCTTTAAACAAAAGCCGTCCTTCTGTCCATGCTGAATAAATGGATGCGTCAACTGTTTTTGTAGTGTATTCCTTATTGATTTTATTAAAAACAACTTGTTCATTGGGTGATATTACTTTTTGATTATCGTCCATTATAAGACTAACCTTTCCCTCATTAAGGGTAGTGTAGGTATAATCTTCATCAGCATAAGCTTTCAGATTAAACTTCGTTCCCAACACTTTTACAAAAGTATGTGCTGTTTTAACCACAAATGGCATTTCAGGATCCTTTGCAACTTCGAAATAGGCCTCTCCCTGCAATTCGACAACACGCTGCTTCCCAACAAACTTAGATTTGAATTTTAATGACGACTCAGCATTCAACCAAACTTTAGTTCCATCCGACAATTGCACAAAATACTCACCTTTACTTGGCACGTTTATCGTGTGAATCTCGAATTTGTCTTGATTACTATCGGTATTAGAATAAACTAACTTACCAGAATTTATTTGTCCTTTTACTTGCTGAAAATGAATGATAGTATCTTGATCCGACAGATTGATTTTTCCCTGATTTTCAACCTGTAAAACGGCAACTGATTCGCCGGGCAAACCTAAAACTGTTTCCTGTGGTTTAGTATCCTGGAATATAAAATAGGCTCCAGTTCCCAAAGCAACCAATAAAACAGCTGCGGCAACTGAGCGCCAAGTCCTTAACAATCGATTATTTTTTGTTTGCTGTTTCTTTTCAAACTGAATGGTATTCTCAATGTATTGCCATGACTCTTTTTTATCAAACTTTTGTATGTAAGCATTTCTCCATGTTTCGTACTTTCCGCTCTCAACAGCATGCAGGTCATTAATCTCAGAATCCTTTATATCAGATTGCGATTTTTCTTCTGACAATATTTGTTTTGCCAAAACTTTAGCTCGCTCTAAGAAATATGTTATTGATCCCATTTTTTGAATATAGATTTATCTATATACCCGAAAAATAAAAAGAGGGTGTGTCAAAAAATGAATTTTTTTAGCCCAAATAATTGACTACGACGAACGTTGTTTCAAGAATTATTTCTGTCTCCGACAGCGACTAAGCTTCCGTAAAAACTTTTTTCAAAAGTTCAACTTCAGCTAAGTCGGGGTTAACCTGGCCTTTATTCATATTTTGAGAAATTTATGAATGGTCCAGGTTAAGAAGGGCTTACGAATTAAGGATATCTGAGATAAAAAGCAGAGCAAACACATACTTATGCAATTTCTTTCTCAGCTTTGCATAGCCCACCTTTTTAAGAGATTTTACCGTGTTAATTGAAATTTCCAATTCATCGGCTATTTCCTGGTTTGAACAACCATTTAGAGTCAACATGATAATTTTTTGCGTTTGATCCGGTAAGTTATTAACAGCATCCCGCACTAACTTATACGATTCCTCTTTTAGTATTTGCGAATTAAACTCCGCACTCTCCTCCTCTTCTTTGAAGGTATGTTGCTCAATTGAAACTGTTTTAGAATCTCGTATGTGATTTAAGATATTATTTCGAACAGCAGTATATAAGTAGGATTTTGTTCCTACCAATGAGTTAAACTCACTCCTTTTATTCCAAACAGAAATAAATGATTCCTGAACAATGTCCCTTACAACATCTTCGTTTGAAATCATCTTATAACCATACAAGCAAAGGGAATAAAACATATTTTCATATATCTCTTTAAATGATATTAAATCACCCTTCGCAATTCTTTGAATATGGTCGTTTGTTAAACTCATTTTAGTTGGCGCAAAGGTATATAAAGAATAAATTTAACCAAATACTCTTGCGTTTATAAATGAAATACAAACTGTTCTAAAAACCTTATTACCCGCTACAAGGCAATACACAAAAGTCGCACAATACATCCGGATTTATGCAGCAGTAAGCGTTGTTAGCAAAAAAAATTTAATCCTGAGATGTTCTTTCATCCCCTCCAATCATGCCAAATTGTTTTTTCCCGGAATTAGATTTAATATAGACCCAGCTGGTTAAGTTTGGGAATTCTTTCGCAAAAAGCATCAACTACCTTTTGACCCATCAAAGCAATCTTTTTAGTTTTGTGTTGCGCTGGTACGGGATTAAGCTCCCTTAATTCTATCGAACAAGTCGCCCTACATCTTTGTGGAAGGAGAAGTGCTACCACAGGCGCTTACTGAACCCCTGTAAACACCGACACTTTGTCTGTTGATTTACAAGAGGGTGGGGTTTATTAATTTTATTTGTTGGTTAGAATATTATACGAAAGGAATGCATACAACTACCCCCTCAGATATTTGGCGCATTGCGCTGTCGCAATCGCTTTGACGTACGCGACAATATCATCCAAACCGCCTTTAAAAGCAATGTTAAACTTGGGGTTTTTGGAATAGTAGGTTGGGCAATGCTATCACCGCTTTCAGTAGGTCGTTTTCGATAATCCATTGGC from Saccharicrinis carchari includes these protein-coding regions:
- a CDS encoding RNA polymerase sigma factor; translation: MSLTNDHIQRIAKGDLISFKEIYENMFYSLCLYGYKMISNEDVVRDIVQESFISVWNKRSEFNSLVGTKSYLYTAVRNNILNHIRDSKTVSIEQHTFKEEEESAEFNSQILKEESYKLVRDAVNNLPDQTQKIIMLTLNGCSNQEIADELEISINTVKSLKKVGYAKLRKKLHKYVFALLFISDILNS
- a CDS encoding SusC/RagA family TonB-linked outer membrane protein, which produces MKLSVFLMLIGMIQVSANVYSQTGKINVQVEQVSMSELLWELQEKSDAVFVFNTKDLENLPEVSIDMKDVSIAEILDKLLFGTELEYILDDDVVVIQKKLPEVIQKKAPLAEQAVQQEKKIIKGTVTDTKGEALPFVSVAFKGTNKGTITSMDGKFELETEESSNLVLVISSIGFETIEIAIQDQSELSIVLESSIAEIDEVVVTGIYNRNKESFTGAAASFGVDELKAVGSSSALQSLTTIDPSLNIVDNNLFGSDPNKLPDIEIRGKTSIMGLKEEYGTDPNQPLFILDGFETNLQTVMDLNMNRVRSVTILKDAASTAIYGSKAANGVVVIETLVPKTGKLQMSYKGDYTVTMADLSDYNLMNASEKMEFEILAGRYKSYSGDPLDQMHLDNLKNERLTEIARGVDTYWLSEPIRTGFTHKHNVFAEGGEEKIRYGIGLSFGDAKGVMKGSDRQTIGGNVDLVYRQGDFKFSNKLTINSIKSNNPNVSFLDYVNANPYFRKRQEDGTILKNLYEPIDEFESPIGNPLWHASLNNKDAEKHYSFTNNFIGEWFATQNLRARAKFGIRKSIRIDEVRISPYHTMFDDVSDIDKGTYSYLNSENLRYEGDLSMIYGRLINDVHSVNLVGGFNFSSNESMNNGYKAKGYTDDQFDAPSFTNGYPSGGKSVYNESEIHASSFYLNGGYAYDNRYLLDLNYRKDGASMFGVNKKFRNTWSVGLGWNLHNENFLEENSFFQLLKIRGSIGNPGNQNFAAYQAFSTYAYTNWLNNVFGSGVLLATIGNDNLDWQETLHYNVGTDMVLLRNKLNITADAYRKVTDPLLAFITTPSSIGTSTVAMNTGVQTVNGIESTIKVSPIYEPQNRILWNLSLNMRHSQSEYSNIGASLSALNDKEKIKPAGTTRYYDGGSPSDIWAVRSAGIDPATGKELFIKKDGSKSFTYDTSDEVVVGNSQPDLEGVFGTSFYFKGLSVSCYFRYRFGGQTFNSALFDKVENISLNDINYNQDKRALYNRWQKEGQVAEYKRISLIQRTEKSSRFVMDENTISGESINISYEIPQKIINNIGMSSLTVLANMNDFFYSSTVKEERGIFYPYAKSVSFSIAATF
- a CDS encoding FecR family protein codes for the protein MGSITYFLERAKVLAKQILSEEKSQSDIKDSEINDLHAVESGKYETWRNAYIQKFDKKESWQYIENTIQFEKKQQTKNNRLLRTWRSVAAAVLLVALGTGAYFIFQDTKPQETVLGLPGESVAVLQVENQGKINLSDQDTIIHFQQVKGQINSGKLVYSNTDSNQDKFEIHTINVPSKGEYFVQLSDGTKVWLNAESSLKFKSKFVGKQRVVELQGEAYFEVAKDPEMPFVVKTAHTFVKVLGTKFNLKAYADEDYTYTTLNEGKVSLIMDDNQKVISPNEQVVFNKINKEYTTKTVDASIYSAWTEGRLLFKDERLEDILNTLSRWYGLSVFYRDASKKDERFSISVNRYDEIHPLIRHLELTRSVQIEINNSALIVE